From a region of the Streptomyces sp. NBC_01454 genome:
- a CDS encoding allantoate amidohydrolase, which produces MWEELRPLGRDSSSGGYRRYAWTGADADCRAWFRAQAEARGLAYELDRNGNQWAWLGATGHQDVAPGDAVVTGSHLDSVPDGGAFDGPLGVVSSFAALDELRQRGAELDRPLAIVNFGDEEGARFGLACVGSRLAAGALTTEAAHRLRDGDGISLPQAMESAGHDPEAIGPDPERLARIGAFVELHVEQGRALDLSGDPVGIASAIWPHGRWRFDFQGEANHAGTTRLEDRRDPMLSYAATVLAAREQARLAGALATFGKISVEPNGVNAIPSLVRGWLDSRAPDQDTLDTVITGIEQAAAERAARDGVDLTVVRESFTPVVEFQHALRDELSAILGKGRERTVPVLGTGAGHDAGILSGTVPTAMLFVRNPTGVSHSPAEAAAEDDCAAGVTALADVLEGLACR; this is translated from the coding sequence ATGTGGGAGGAGTTGCGGCCGCTGGGCCGCGACTCCTCCTCCGGGGGCTACCGCCGCTACGCGTGGACCGGGGCCGACGCCGACTGCCGCGCGTGGTTCCGGGCCCAGGCCGAGGCCCGCGGGCTCGCCTACGAGCTGGACCGCAACGGCAACCAGTGGGCCTGGCTCGGCGCCACCGGTCACCAGGACGTGGCCCCCGGCGACGCCGTCGTCACCGGCTCCCACCTGGACTCCGTGCCGGACGGCGGCGCCTTCGACGGCCCGCTGGGCGTCGTCTCCTCCTTCGCCGCGCTGGACGAACTCCGCCAAAGGGGAGCGGAGCTCGACAGGCCGCTGGCGATCGTCAACTTCGGCGACGAGGAGGGCGCCCGCTTCGGCCTGGCCTGCGTCGGCTCCCGGCTCGCCGCCGGGGCACTGACCACCGAGGCCGCGCACCGGCTGCGCGACGGCGACGGCATCAGCCTCCCGCAGGCCATGGAGAGCGCCGGCCACGACCCCGAAGCCATCGGGCCGGACCCCGAACGGCTCGCCAGGATCGGCGCGTTCGTCGAACTCCACGTCGAGCAGGGGCGCGCCCTGGACCTGTCCGGCGACCCGGTCGGCATCGCCTCCGCCATCTGGCCGCACGGCCGCTGGCGGTTCGACTTCCAGGGCGAGGCCAACCACGCCGGCACCACCCGCCTGGAGGACCGCCGCGACCCGATGCTCAGCTACGCCGCGACCGTGCTCGCCGCGCGGGAACAGGCCCGGCTGGCCGGCGCCCTGGCCACCTTCGGGAAGATCAGTGTGGAGCCGAACGGGGTCAACGCCATCCCCTCGCTCGTGCGCGGCTGGCTGGACTCCCGGGCGCCCGACCAGGACACCCTGGACACCGTGATCACCGGGATCGAGCAGGCGGCCGCCGAGCGCGCCGCCCGTGACGGCGTGGACCTGACCGTCGTGCGCGAATCCTTCACCCCCGTCGTGGAGTTCCAGCACGCCCTGCGGGACGAGCTGAGCGCGATCCTCGGCAAGGGGCGGGAGCGGACCGTGCCCGTGCTGGGCACCGGCGCCGGACACGACGCCGGTATTTTGTCCGGGACCGTCCCCACCGCCATGCTGTTCGTACGCAACCCCACCGGGGTGTCGCACTCACCCGCCGAAGCGGCGGCGGAGGACGACTGCGCCGCCGGGGTCACCGCACTCGCCGACGTACTGGAGGGGCTGGCGTGCCGCTGA
- a CDS encoding formimidoylglutamate deiminase, which translates to MPLTTQATPTTYWLEHAWLDTHVEPGVAVDVADGRITAVRTGVDTPPPGATTLRGLTLPGLANAHSHAFHRALRGTVQVGTGTFWTWREVMYSVADKLTPDTYYALACAVYAEMALAGITCVGEFHYLHHAPGGTRYGDPNAMGEALLAAAADAGIRITLLDTAYLSAGFGAPPNHHQLRFSDGTAESWAQRADALKDGHEHARIGAALHSVRAVPAAQLATVAEWARGRQAPLHVHLSEQTAENDACHEAHGRTPTQLLSEHGVLGPRTTAVHATHLTGEDVELLGDSGTGVCMCPTTERDLADGIGPAARLQGRGSTLSLGSDSHAVIDLLEEARAMELDERLRTRTRGHWTAAALLRAATADGHAALGWEDAGALQAGALADFTTIALDSVRTAGPLPRLGAETAVFAASAADVRHTIVGGRQIVRDGVHTLLADVPTALAESIAAVRG; encoded by the coding sequence GTGCCGCTGACGACGCAGGCCACACCGACGACCTACTGGCTCGAACACGCCTGGCTCGACACGCACGTCGAGCCGGGCGTGGCCGTGGACGTCGCGGACGGGCGGATCACGGCCGTCCGCACCGGGGTCGACACCCCGCCGCCCGGCGCCACCACGCTGCGCGGGCTGACCCTGCCCGGTCTCGCCAACGCCCACTCGCACGCCTTCCACCGCGCCCTGCGCGGCACCGTGCAGGTCGGCACCGGCACCTTCTGGACCTGGCGCGAGGTCATGTACAGCGTCGCCGACAAGCTCACCCCCGACACCTATTACGCCCTCGCCTGCGCCGTCTACGCCGAGATGGCGCTGGCCGGCATCACCTGCGTCGGCGAATTCCACTACCTCCACCACGCGCCCGGCGGCACCCGCTACGGCGACCCCAACGCCATGGGCGAGGCGCTGCTCGCGGCCGCCGCCGACGCCGGTATCCGCATCACCCTCCTCGACACCGCCTATCTCTCGGCCGGCTTCGGCGCCCCGCCCAACCACCACCAGCTGCGTTTCTCCGACGGCACCGCCGAGAGCTGGGCCCAGCGCGCCGACGCCCTCAAGGACGGCCACGAGCACGCCCGCATCGGCGCCGCCCTCCACTCCGTACGCGCCGTGCCCGCAGCCCAGCTCGCCACCGTCGCCGAGTGGGCCCGCGGGCGGCAGGCCCCCCTGCACGTCCACCTCTCGGAGCAGACCGCCGAGAACGACGCCTGCCACGAGGCCCACGGCCGGACCCCCACCCAACTGCTGTCCGAGCACGGGGTGCTGGGCCCGCGGACCACGGCCGTGCACGCCACCCATCTCACCGGCGAGGACGTCGAGCTGCTCGGCGACTCCGGCACGGGCGTGTGCATGTGCCCCACCACCGAACGCGATCTGGCCGACGGCATCGGCCCGGCCGCCCGCCTCCAGGGCCGCGGCAGCACGCTGTCCCTCGGCAGCGACAGCCATGCCGTCATCGACCTGCTCGAAGAGGCCCGCGCCATGGAGCTCGACGAACGGCTGCGCACCCGCACCCGCGGGCACTGGACGGCCGCCGCCCTGCTGCGCGCCGCGACCGCCGACGGTCATGCGGCCCTCGGCTGGGAAGACGCCGGCGCCCTGCAGGCAGGCGCGCTGGCCGACTTCACCACGATCGCACTGGACTCCGTACGCACCGCCGGGCCACTTCCCCGGCTGGGCGCCGAGACGGCGGTATTCGCCGCCTCCGCCGCGGATGTGCGACACACCATCGTCGGCGGGCGGCAGATCGTCCGCGACGGCGTGCACACTCTTCTCGCCGACGTACCCACCGCCCTGGCAGAGTCCATCGCCGCCGTACGCGGCTGA
- the hutI gene encoding imidazolonepropionase gives MTTTSAPTTALTHIAQLVTNDPSLGEGPLGLIQDAAVVIDGDRIAWVGASSKAPATDNAVDAAGRAAVPGFVDSHSHLVFAGDRTAEFNARMSGRPYSAGGIRTTVAATRAASDEALHANVARYLAEALRQGTTTQETKSGYGLTVEDEARALRIAAAHTDEVTFLGAHIVSPDYADDPAGYVDLVTGPMLDACAPHARWVDVFCEKGAFDGDQARAVLTAGKAKGLVPRVHANQLGHGPGVQLAVEVGAASADHCTHLSAADIDALAQSETVATLLPGAEFSTRARWPDARPLLDAGATVALSTDCNPGSSFTSSMPFCIALAVRDMGMTPDEAVWAATAGGARALRRTDIGRIAPGARADLALLDAPSHVHLAYRPGVPLVSAVWHKGVLV, from the coding sequence ATGACGACGACCTCCGCGCCGACCACCGCCCTCACCCACATCGCCCAGCTGGTCACCAACGACCCCTCCCTCGGTGAAGGCCCCCTCGGTCTGATCCAGGACGCGGCGGTCGTCATCGACGGCGACCGCATCGCCTGGGTCGGTGCTTCCAGCAAAGCACCCGCCACTGACAACGCCGTCGACGCCGCCGGCCGGGCCGCCGTCCCCGGCTTCGTCGACTCCCACTCCCACCTGGTCTTCGCCGGCGACCGCACCGCGGAGTTCAACGCCCGGATGTCCGGCCGCCCTTACTCCGCCGGCGGCATCCGCACCACCGTCGCCGCCACCCGCGCCGCCTCCGACGAGGCCTTGCACGCCAACGTGGCCCGCTATCTCGCCGAGGCGCTCCGCCAGGGCACCACCACCCAGGAGACCAAGTCCGGCTACGGCCTGACCGTCGAGGACGAGGCCCGCGCCCTGCGCATCGCCGCCGCGCACACCGACGAGGTCACCTTCCTCGGTGCCCACATCGTGTCGCCCGACTACGCCGACGACCCGGCCGGCTACGTCGACCTCGTCACGGGCCCGATGCTGGACGCCTGTGCCCCGCACGCCCGCTGGGTCGACGTCTTCTGCGAGAAGGGCGCCTTCGACGGCGACCAGGCCCGTGCCGTCCTCACCGCGGGCAAGGCCAAGGGGCTGGTGCCGCGGGTGCACGCCAACCAGCTCGGCCACGGCCCCGGCGTCCAGCTCGCCGTCGAAGTCGGCGCGGCCTCCGCGGACCACTGCACCCACCTCAGCGCCGCCGACATCGACGCCCTCGCCCAGTCCGAGACGGTCGCCACCCTGCTCCCCGGCGCCGAGTTCTCCACCCGCGCCCGGTGGCCCGACGCCCGCCCGCTGCTCGACGCGGGCGCCACCGTCGCGCTGTCCACGGACTGCAACCCCGGCTCGTCCTTCACGAGTTCGATGCCGTTCTGCATCGCGCTCGCCGTCCGTGACATGGGGATGACCCCCGACGAGGCGGTGTGGGCGGCGACCGCGGGCGGCGCCCGTGCCCTGCGCCGTACGGACATCGGCCGGATCGCCCCCGGCGCCCGCGCCGACCTGGCCCTGCTGGACGCGCCCTCGCACGTCCACCTCGCCTACCGGCCGGGCGTCCCGCTCGTCTCGGCCGTGTGGCACAAGGGCGTCCTCGTCTGA